One region of Gossypium raimondii isolate GPD5lz chromosome 6, ASM2569854v1, whole genome shotgun sequence genomic DNA includes:
- the LOC105773674 gene encoding RHOMBOID-like protein 5: MGRPSRPSPSPSPPVEPTPSDDDIEKGSKRARHKSKVPPPPPPSKLWKPWLMPLMFVANISVFIYTMYVNDCPHTSGTSKCILYEYLGRYSFQSFKENPLLGPSYITLQTLGGLDWTQVVEGKEYWRLFSCMWLHAGLIHLLINMLSLLGLGIRLEREFGFVRIGPLYMISGFGGSLTSVLSLARKRIVSVGASGALFGLLGSMLSELITNWSNYTNKCSALSTMLLIICLNLAIGFLPRVDNSAHIGGFVSGLLAGFVLLMRPQYGYISSKHVPEGYQIKHKVAKHQVHQYVLFGISLVLLITG; the protein is encoded by the exons ATGGGGCGGCCGTCACGGccatcaccatcaccatcaccaCCTGTAGAACCAACACCGTCTGACGATGATATCGAGAAAGGATCGAAAAGGGCACGTCATAAGTCGAAAGtacctcctcctcctccaccatCGAAACTGTGGAAACCATGGCTCATGCCTCTCATGTTCGTGGCTAACATTTCGGTATTTATTTATACCATGTATGTCAATGATTGTCCACATACAAGTGGGACTTCAAAatgtattttgtatgaatatttggGAAGGTACTCGTTTCaaagttttaaagaaaaccCTCTTCTTGGCCCTTCATATATCAC GCTGCAGACACTAGGGGGCCTTGATTGGACTCAAGTGGTAGAAGGGAAGGAATATTGGCGTCTCTTCTCATGCATGTGGCTTCATGCTGGACTTATCCATTTACTAATAAATATGTTAAGCCTTTTAGGCCTTGGAATCCGATTGGAACGTGAATTTGGGTTCG TGAGAATCGGGCCGTTATACATGATTTCTGGCTTCGGAGGTAGCTTGACGTCTGTTTTATCTCTGGCTAGGAAAAGAATCGTCTCCGTTGGTGCATCCGGTGCGCTTTTTGGCCTGTTGGGATCCATGCTTTCGGAGCTCATTACGAACTGGTCGAACTATACGAACAAG TGTTCAGCTCTGTCGACCATGTTGTTGATTATTTGCCTGAATCTAGCCATTGGATTTCTACCTCGAGTCGATAATTCCGCTCATATAGGAGGGTTTGTATCCGGACTGCTTGCCGGATTTGTCCTTCTAATGCGACCTCAGTATGGATACATAAGCAGCAAGCATGTTCCAGAGGGATATCAGATAAAACATAAGGTTGCAAAGCACCAAGTGCACCAGTATGTGTTATTTGGTATCTCCTTAGTCCTGTTAATTACCGGGTAA
- the LOC105773675 gene encoding DCC family protein At1g52590, chloroplastic yields MALPLSNGCTRLTLSPPARFRHQSTIFATLSPSRPDTVNWVEATSSFFDQDTRPIMLFDGVCNLCNGGVRFVRNVDRNRRIRFEALQSESGKKLLRRSGRAPDDISSVVLVEKDRSYIKSEAVLKIMEYLELPFPQLAFFLQFVPLFVRDFMYDNVANNRYAIFGYSDSCEI; encoded by the exons ATGGCGCTTCCACTTTCCAATGGCTGCACACGGTTAACCTTGTCCCCTCCTGCTCGATTCAGACACCAGTCAACCATTTTTGCAACTCTATCCCCTTCACGGCCCGATACTGTGAACTGGGTCGAAGCCACTTCCAGTTTTTTCGACCAAGATACCAGACCCATCATGTTGTTCGATG GAGTTTGCAACTTATGTAATGGTGGCGTCAGGTTTGTTCGTAATGTTGATCGAAACAG gaGAATAAGGTTTGAAGCTCTTCAAAGTGAATCAGGGAAGAAGCTATTGAGGAGATCTGGTAGAGCTCCTGATGATATTTCTAGTGTTGTTCTTGTTGAAAAAGATAG ATCGTATATTAAATCAGAAGCAGTGTTGAAGATCATGGAATACCTAGAATTGCCTTTCCCTCAGCTTGCATTCTTTCTACAGTTTGTACCTTT GTTCGTAAGGGACTTCATGTACGACAATGTCGCAAACAACCGGTATGCGATTTTCGGGTATTCGGATTCATGTGAGATATGA
- the LOC105773673 gene encoding pentatricopeptide repeat-containing protein At1g80150, mitochondrial, which yields MRGYQNMLFLRQIRRFFRIAAHSKQFPKTIPLEESALSKLKSERDPDKLFNLFKANAHNKLVVENRFAFEDTVSRLAGAGRFDHIEHLLEHQKTLPQGRREGFIMRIIMLYGKAGMVKHAIDTFRDMHLYGCKRTVKSLNATLKVLSQTHDLRAIEAFLAEVPQELVVELDAYTVNIVVKAFCEMDFLDSAFLYMVQMERLGIKPDVITYTTLISASYQKNRCEIGNGLWNLMVYKGCKPNLTTFNVRVQYLINRRLAWKANDVMRLMKKIGIEPDEVTYNLVIKGFCQAGYLEMAKRVYSSLEFHSTYKPNAKIYQTMIHYLCKGGEYNLAYTRCIDCMRKNWFPSVDTIHSLVQGLMRNGELKKAKRIMRLVRNHRPPFSSSQFDSLRSICRRSDGLKPNQFD from the coding sequence ATGAGAGGATATCAGAACATGTTATTTCTGCGACAAATTCGCAGATTTTTTCGCATTGCAGCTCACTCAAAGCAATTTCCGAAGACTATACCTTTAGAAGAATCTGCTCTTTCAAAGCTTAAATCCGAAAGAGACCCCGATaagttattcaatttattcaaagcAAATGCCCACAACAAACTTGTTGTTGAAAACAGGTTTGCTTTTGAAGATACGGTTTCAAGATTAGCTGGGGCTGGCCGATTTGATCACATTGAGCATTTACTTGAGCACCAGAAAACTCTTCCGCAAGGTAGGCGAGAAGGGTTCATAATGAGGATTATAATGTTGTATGGTAAGGCTGGAATGGTTAAGCATGCTATTGATACTTTCCGTGATATGCATTTGTACGGATGTAAGAGAACCGTTAAATCTTTAAATGCTACACTTAAGGTTTTGTCTCAAACTCATGATTTGAGAGCCATTGAGGCTTTTCTTGCTGAGGTTCCACAGGAGTTAGTTGTTGAATTGGATGCATATACGGTTAATATAGTTGTCAAGGCGTTTTGCGAAATGGATTTTCTTGATAGCGCTTTTTTGTACATGGTACAGATGGAACGGTTGGGAATAAAGCCAGATGTTATTACGTACACAACACTTATCTCTGCATCCTATCAAAAGAACCGTTGCGAGATTGGCAATGGATTGTGGAATCTTATGGTGTATAAGGGGTGTAAACCTAATCTTACAACTTTTAACGTTAGGGTCCAGTATTTGATTAATAGGAGACTAGCATGGAAAGCTAATGATGTAATGCGTTTGATGAAGAAAATTGGTATAGAGCCTGATGAGGTTACTTACAATTTGGTAATCAAAGGTTTTTGCCAGGCCGGTTATCTTGAAATGGCTAAAAGGGTTTATTCTTCTCTAGAATTTCATAGCACGTATAAGCCGAATGCTAAGATTTACCAGACTATGATTCATTATTTGTGCAAGGGGGGTGAGTACAATTTGGCCTATACAAGGTGTATAGACTGCATGAGAAAGAATTGGTTTCCAAGTGTGGATACTATTCATTCACTGGTTCAAGGCCTAATGAGAAATGGTGAATTGAAAAAGGCTAAGAGGATAATGAGATTGGTTAGGAATCATAGACCACCTTTTTCCTCAagtcaatttgattctttgcgaTCTATTTGTCGAAGAAGTGATGGATTGAAACCCAACCAGTTTGATTAA